AAATTTTCTCAGCCTCTTTTTTATCAAGACCATAAGCAAGCGCTGCAGCTGTTGGCTCGTTGATAATACGAAGCACGTTTAGTCCCGCGATCGTTCCAGCCTCTTTTGTAGCTTTTCTTTGGCTATCGTTAAAGTAAGCTGGCACAGTAATAACCGCATCTGTTACCTTCTCGCCAAGATATGCTTCAGCGTCTTCTTTTAGCTTGATAAGAATTTTTGCTGAAATTTCTTGTGGAGTGTAAACCTTACCAGCGATCTCAACTGCGCATGCGCCATTTCTATCTACGACGTGATATGGCAAGCGAGCCTTTGCCTCTTCAGCATTTTTTTCATTGCTCATCAAACCCATGATACGTTTGATAGAATATATCGTTTTTTCAGGGTTTGTAACTGCTTGACGTTTTGCGACGTCACCTACTAGAATTTCACCTTTGTCTGTAAAAGCAACAACAGATGGAGTTGTGTTTTTACCCTCTTTGTTTGGGATAACCTTACTCTCGCCGCGCTCAAAAACGCTCACACAAGAGTTTGTTGTACCTAAGTCTATGCCTATAACTTTTGACATATTTTTCCTTTTTATTAGATTTTATTTTTATAAATTTAGTTTGCTACACTGACCATAGCTGGGCGCAAAACCCTACCATTTATCATATAGCCTTTTTGCAAAGCTTGTACGATTTGACCACTCTGCTTCTCTTCGCTATCGACCCTTAAAACTGCATTATGCACGCTTGGATCAAACTCAGTATCAGTTGGTATCTCGCTTACGCCATGCTTTTCGAAACATTTTTTAAACTGATTTATAGTTATCAAAATACCCTCTTTGATCTTTTTGGCAAATTCATCATCTTCTGGATCAAAATTTGCAGCGATTTCAAGAGCATCGATGACTGGTAGCAAGTCCCTAGCAAATTTCTCATTTGCATAGTTTGCAACGTCCGTCTTCTCTTTTTCATAACGCTTTTTGATATTTTCAAACTCAGCATTTGCTCTATAATATTTATCAGTTATTTCTCCGAGCTCTTTTTCAAGTTTTTCAACCTTTGAAATATCGCCAAGCGCGTCCAAATTTACACTATCATTAGCTAGTTCTTGCACAGGCTCAACCTCAGGTAGGTTTTGCTCTTTTACCTCTTCGCTCACGCAGCCTCCTTTATTAGATTTATAAATTTCACATAGTCAGTATAAATACTGCCAGCACAGACCATCTGTGCTTCGTTACCAAGATAGTTCGCACTAAATTTAAGTCCCATAAAATTTTCATCAAACATAGGAGAAAATGTAAGTTTTTCATCCATTTGCAGACTAAAACTTGGGTCAAAAACCATCTTAAAACGTCTATCCTTAAACATATCAAAGGCTAAAATTTCATTTTCTTGGAAGTAAATTTTAGTCCTTTTAAGCTCTCTTATTTTGCTTTTTAGTTCGCTTAAACCAACTTGAGAGCAGATAAGCTCAAGCTTGTTTAAACTAACTCCAGCAAGATTACTTAAAAATTTATACATCCTAGCATCAAATTTAATAACGATCTCATCTTCACCAAAATTTAAGATCATATATCTGTCATTTAAATTTAAAATTTCTAGCAATTCATTATCGATTGTGCCAAAAATCATACAATAAAGCTCAAATTCATCACATAACTTTTTCAATCCTTCGGCGTCATTTATCTCTAAATTTATATCGCTTATAGCAAAAATTTCACTCCAATATCTTCTCATCGCAGCGATTGTTGGTATCCGACCGCCACTAATGTGAAGCTTGGTGATCTCGCCTTCGTCTGAAAGCTTTTTAAAATAAACACGTATCGTAGAAGCTGGAATAGCCGCGCTCATACGAGAGCCAAGCTCATTTGAACCAATAGGCATATTGTCCTGCAAATAAGCCTCGATGATAGAATTTAGTATCAAATCACGTTTATTTATTTTACTCACTTTTAGCACTCTTTCTTTTTAATTGCTAAGCGGATTATACAACTTTAGTTTATTAATGTCAAGTATTTAAGTTAAAATAATTTATTTATATATCTTTAGTATATATAACTAAGCTTATCTAATATCAATTATATAAGCTTTCTCAAAAATTAAATTATAAAAAACAATTAAACAAACTTAAAAATTTTTATATTACCTCTACATTCTAATATTTATATACGTTTTTACGTACTAATAAAATGTTTTATAGTATAATATATAATATATTTTAATTTATTTATACGTATTACTATTATTTATATATTATTTTATGTATATTTAATAAAATAATCCGTATAATACTTTAATGATTGAAACAAGTGATATATTTAATTTGCTTCACAATGCAATTGAGGCAAAAAATATCGGTAAGAAAATTTCACAAGCAAAAATGGCAGAAGAGCTTGGTGTACCAATGAGAACATATCAAGATTGGAGGCTTGGCAACTCAAAGCCACAAGCTGCTGCTGCGGTTTGTAAATTGCTTTGTGAGCTTGATGACGATGAAATATTATTTGTTATCAATAAGATGAGAAAATTATTAGGAAAATAGATGGAAAATTTGACACAAAAAGAGAGGATCGACCTTGAGAGCGTGTTTGCAGCTATCTGCACTAAAAAAGAGCCTAAATTTTTAGGTTTCTATAAAGACTTTTACTCGAGTGCGATTTTAAAATTTTACGTTGTTAAAGACAGAATCAAAAAAATAAAAATTAAGAAAAATTAGTTTTATATTGTTTGAGCAAAAACACTTTTTAGTACTTTTAAAGGTTGATAATTTAGATAAATTCTCCTTAAATATTGACTTTATTTAAAGAGAATTTGCCGACTTATTTTTTACCAAATTTAGCTAGCGCTCTTTGGTAGTCCTCTTCACTATCGATGCCGATACTTTGGCTCTCAACCTCTAGCATTGCTATCTTTTTACCATTTTCTAGGGCGCGCAGCTGCTCGAGTTTCTCGGTATTTTCAAGGCTTGAAGGCAAGAGTCCGCAAAACTCATTTAGGCTTTTTACGCTGTATCCGTAGATGCCAAGGTGCGCCTTGTAGCTTTTGCACTCGCTTCTATTAAATGGTATCCTTGATCTTGAAAAATAAAGCGCGTAGCCCTCAAAATCAGTCACCACTTTGACTAAATTTTTATCATCCGCAAACTCATCGTCCATCTTTTTATAGCAAGAAAACATAAAGGCTTTCCCCTTATTTTGCTCGCAAAAAGCCCTAAATTTAGCGATGTTTTCAGGCTCGATAAATGGCTCATCAGCCTGAACATTTATGATGATCTCACTCTCATTTAGCCCCAAAATTTGCGCCGCTTCGTTTATCCTATCAGTGCCACTTTGATGATCTTTACTAGTTAGTACCGCTTTTACGCCGTGAGCCTTGGCGATATCAAGCACGCTTGGCTCATCCACCGCAACCGCCACATCATCCACGCCGCTTACTCTAAGAGCTGTCGCCACAAACATCGGCACGCCGTTTATCTCTTTTAAAATTTTGTTGCTAAACCTTGTTGAGGCAAGGCGGGCTGGGATGATTATCATCGCTCGATCCATTCTAGGACGCACTTTTCGATCTCGTCCTCTTTTATGATATTTTTATGTAAAATTTTCGCACTAAATAGCGAGTTTATCGAGCTTGGCACGCTGTCATTTAAGATTTTAGCAGTCTTTGCGAGCGCATCTTTTTCATCTTTTGTATCTTTGATCTGGCACGCTTTGATCATGCTTGGCGTAAATTTCACCCAGTGCGCGGTCGATGTGATGACGTTTATGCGGCCAGCATCCACCATCTTAAAGCA
This DNA window, taken from Campylobacter concisus, encodes the following:
- the grpE gene encoding nucleotide exchange factor GrpE, with amino-acid sequence MSEEVKEQNLPEVEPVQELANDSVNLDALGDISKVEKLEKELGEITDKYYRANAEFENIKKRYEKEKTDVANYANEKFARDLLPVIDALEIAANFDPEDDEFAKKIKEGILITINQFKKCFEKHGVSEIPTDTEFDPSVHNAVLRVDSEEKQSGQIVQALQKGYMINGRVLRPAMVSVAN
- a CDS encoding HrcA family transcriptional regulator, producing MSKINKRDLILNSIIEAYLQDNMPIGSNELGSRMSAAIPASTIRVYFKKLSDEGEITKLHISGGRIPTIAAMRRYWSEIFAISDINLEINDAEGLKKLCDEFELYCMIFGTIDNELLEILNLNDRYMILNFGEDEIVIKFDARMYKFLSNLAGVSLNKLELICSQVGLSELKSKIRELKRTKIYFQENEILAFDMFKDRRFKMVFDPSFSLQMDEKLTFSPMFDENFMGLKFSANYLGNEAQMVCAGSIYTDYVKFINLIKEAA
- a CDS encoding DNA-binding protein, with the translated sequence MIETSDIFNLLHNAIEAKNIGKKISQAKMAEELGVPMRTYQDWRLGNSKPQAAAAVCKLLCELDDDEILFVINKMRKLLGK
- the kdsB gene encoding 3-deoxy-manno-octulosonate cytidylyltransferase, with translation MIIIPARLASTRFSNKILKEINGVPMFVATALRVSGVDDVAVAVDEPSVLDIAKAHGVKAVLTSKDHQSGTDRINEAAQILGLNESEIIINVQADEPFIEPENIAKFRAFCEQNKGKAFMFSCYKKMDDEFADDKNLVKVVTDFEGYALYFSRSRIPFNRSECKSYKAHLGIYGYSVKSLNEFCGLLPSSLENTEKLEQLRALENGKKIAMLEVESQSIGIDSEEDYQRALAKFGKK